Proteins from a single region of Oreochromis niloticus isolate F11D_XX linkage group LG7, O_niloticus_UMD_NMBU, whole genome shotgun sequence:
- the LOC100690545 gene encoding dispanin subfamily A member 2b isoform X1, which yields MDPQDYPTEAVPLQGVSYGELPIQPTVIQQTAVNINTDKPVIIEYPQDHIMWSICCFVYANPFCLGLVALLYSIKARDRKVVGDVDGARRYGSTARCLNIIATIIVAIGFLAFIIGMAVLTTFILSSRPYYGYNHH from the exons ATGGATCCTCAAGATTACCCGACTGAAGCCGTGCCATTGCAGGGCGTGAGTTATGGTGAACTCCCTATTCAGCCTACAGTGATCCAGCAGACTGCTGTGAACATCAACACAGATAAACCAGTCATCATTGAGTACCCGCAAGACCATATCATGTGGTCAATCTGCTGCTTTGTCTACGCAAATCCTTTTTGCCTTGGACTTGTAGCTCTCCTTTATTCCATCAAG GCCAGAGACAGGAAGGTGGTTGGAGATGTGGATGGTGCACGACGTTATGGCTCCACTGCTCGCTGTCTCAACATTATCGCCACAATCATAGTTGCCATTGGGTTCCTGGCTTTCATAATTGGGATGGCTGTTCTCACTACTTTTATACTTTCCTCTCGCCCATATTATGGGTACAACCATCATTAA